In Treponema primitia ZAS-2, a genomic segment contains:
- a CDS encoding ATP-binding protein — protein MKSKTGRVIRKSYPLFVFVFITFILMILVGGLFVSNILRKRLREDAETVLFTAEANINAALSEVESILLNSQYIIVNMIEQGSSQEEILAYLQETTAWMRQREGGLLKIYGIYGYIRGELIDSMGVNPDETYIPQRRPWYQTAVRSGTKTSYTAPYEDWANGNTIISVVRNIDGPNGNMHGILSVDVDISWIQDYINSMHLAPGGYGMIVSQNMILITKPHTQSPLLRGSEDEYHGIQLQELGADYQEISRMLRREENISARRIRDTDGSEVIIFFRKIFNGWHVGLITPFVRFYRDLYYTIAVLSALGIILAFSLSFILLRITRAKIQSDEENKSKSSFLARMSHEIRTPMNAIIGISELALREDNSPRTTEYLGGIRQAGENLLSIINDILDFSKIESGKIDIINAEYMFASLINDCISIIRTRLMEKPVVLLTKINGLLPASFIGDESRIRQVLLNLLSNAVKYTHEGYITLIITNSNTTSNTADGNLIQTANEDTMLLSFEIADTGIGIKEEDMGKLFGDFIRFDQKANQGIEGTGLGLAIARNLCRLMGGDITVKSTYGKGTAFTAFLPQRTANSEPFAEVREAKTKNVLVYETIKEYAESIVYSVETLGVPCTLAESREELSASMENQVYQYAMARSPLFGELQNLIQDAGIPVKPVLVLLADQDEGVSKPDIKTIIMPLHPLTIARLLNGEIDSSGGVQHKKVSVRFTAPKARILLVDDVSTNLIVAEGLLTPYQTKVDCCGSGEEAIKFVGKQAYDIVFMDHMMPGMDGLEATAAIRALPLPYVQNMPIIALTANAVSGMKEMFLSKGFNDYLSKPIELTKLDEIMGKWIPRDKKYKNESTKTDIEKTDRGGAGNLPVILTVDYSLLTSIGMDLFKGIAMTGGTEASYLKVLTTFRKDALERLPLLGSIPSEQELSLFTTNVHALKSAAATIGAEAVSKAAAELEASGKAGNLALISERLPGFFRDLQNLAEHIGATLNTNTAVETDSNETFTQYLPLFTDLRTALEQESIGTIRRILAELEAEPFDGKTREALTAVSDAVLMTEFAEAIDKIDILLNKIDRRLG, from the coding sequence ATGAAAAGCAAAACGGGAAGAGTTATCAGAAAAAGTTATCCACTGTTTGTTTTTGTTTTTATCACTTTTATATTGATGATACTGGTGGGCGGTCTTTTTGTCAGTAATATTCTGCGCAAGCGCCTGCGGGAAGATGCGGAAACGGTACTGTTTACTGCGGAGGCGAATATAAATGCAGCCTTGAGCGAAGTTGAATCCATACTCCTCAATTCGCAGTACATAATTGTAAACATGATTGAACAAGGCTCGTCCCAGGAAGAAATCCTCGCCTACCTGCAAGAAACTACCGCCTGGATGCGTCAGCGCGAAGGGGGACTCTTAAAAATTTATGGGATCTACGGGTATATCCGGGGAGAATTGATTGACAGTATGGGCGTCAATCCTGATGAGACCTATATACCCCAGCGGCGGCCCTGGTATCAGACGGCGGTACGGAGCGGAACAAAGACATCTTACACCGCCCCCTACGAGGACTGGGCCAACGGGAATACCATTATTTCGGTAGTAAGAAATATTGACGGCCCTAATGGAAATATGCATGGGATTCTTTCGGTGGATGTGGATATATCCTGGATTCAGGACTATATAAATTCTATGCATCTGGCCCCCGGAGGCTACGGCATGATAGTCAGCCAGAATATGATTTTGATAACAAAGCCCCATACCCAAAGCCCCCTGCTGCGGGGATCCGAAGACGAGTACCATGGAATTCAGCTGCAGGAATTGGGCGCCGATTATCAGGAAATTTCCCGGATGCTCAGAAGGGAGGAGAACATAAGCGCCCGACGGATCAGGGATACCGACGGCTCCGAGGTAATTATTTTTTTCCGGAAAATATTCAACGGTTGGCATGTGGGGCTCATTACCCCCTTCGTCCGGTTCTACCGTGATCTTTATTACACCATAGCGGTCCTTTCGGCGCTGGGGATCATCCTGGCTTTTTCGTTAAGCTTTATTCTTTTACGGATCACCCGGGCAAAAATACAATCCGATGAAGAAAATAAAAGTAAATCTTCTTTTCTGGCCCGGATGAGCCATGAGATCCGTACCCCCATGAACGCCATCATCGGTATCAGCGAACTTGCTTTACGGGAAGACAATTCTCCAAGGACAACCGAATATTTAGGCGGCATCAGGCAGGCGGGAGAAAACCTCCTTTCTATCATCAATGATATTCTTGATTTTTCAAAAATCGAATCCGGCAAGATTGACATCATCAACGCCGAATATATGTTCGCCTCCTTGATAAACGACTGTATCAGTATTATCCGGACCCGGCTTATGGAAAAACCTGTAGTTTTACTGACAAAAATTAACGGCCTCCTACCCGCTTCTTTTATCGGCGATGAATCCAGAATACGCCAGGTACTGCTGAACCTGCTGAGCAATGCGGTTAAGTATACCCATGAAGGCTATATTACCCTGATTATTACAAATAGTAATACTACCAGTAATACCGCCGATGGAAACCTGATACAAACGGCGAATGAAGATACCATGCTCCTTAGCTTTGAAATTGCCGATACAGGGATTGGCATAAAAGAAGAGGATATGGGTAAGCTTTTCGGCGATTTTATCCGGTTCGATCAAAAGGCGAATCAGGGTATTGAGGGAACCGGCCTGGGGCTTGCCATAGCCCGGAACCTCTGCCGCCTCATGGGCGGGGATATTACGGTCAAATCAACATACGGTAAAGGAACGGCGTTTACTGCGTTTTTACCCCAAAGAACGGCAAACAGTGAGCCCTTCGCAGAAGTGAGAGAAGCGAAAACGAAGAATGTACTGGTCTATGAAACGATTAAAGAATATGCGGAATCTATTGTCTATTCGGTGGAAACTCTGGGCGTACCCTGCACCCTGGCGGAGAGCCGGGAGGAATTATCTGCCTCCATGGAAAATCAGGTCTATCAATATGCGATGGCAAGGTCACCCTTATTCGGGGAATTACAAAACCTGATACAGGATGCGGGTATACCCGTAAAACCTGTTCTGGTGCTATTGGCGGATCAGGATGAGGGGGTTTCAAAACCGGACATAAAAACTATTATTATGCCCCTGCATCCCCTCACCATTGCCCGGCTGCTCAATGGCGAAATAGACAGCTCCGGTGGGGTCCAACATAAAAAAGTGAGTGTCAGGTTTACTGCCCCCAAAGCGCGGATACTGTTGGTAGATGATGTGAGTACCAACCTTATCGTGGCGGAAGGGCTTTTGACGCCCTATCAGACAAAGGTTGACTGCTGCGGTTCCGGTGAGGAAGCGATCAAATTCGTGGGGAAGCAGGCCTATGACATTGTTTTTATGGATCACATGATGCCGGGGATGGACGGCCTGGAAGCGACTGCGGCAATCCGCGCATTGCCGCTCCCCTACGTACAGAATATGCCAATCATAGCCCTGACCGCCAATGCGGTTTCCGGCATGAAGGAGATGTTTTTATCCAAGGGATTTAACGATTATCTCTCAAAACCCATAGAACTTACAAAGCTGGATGAAATTATGGGGAAGTGGATTCCCCGTGATAAGAAATATAAAAATGAATCAACGAAAACCGATATTGAAAAAACGGATCGGGGCGGCGCAGGAAATCTGCCTGTTATACTCACCGTTGATTATTCACTCCTCACTTCCATAGGGATGGATCTTTTTAAAGGTATCGCTATGACCGGCGGTACAGAAGCGTCCTACCTGAAGGTATTGACAACATTCCGCAAGGACGCATTGGAACGGCTGCCCTTACTGGGTAGTATTCCCAGCGAACAGGAACTTTCCCTGTTTACTACCAATGTACACGCACTCAAGAGCGCTGCTGCCACCATCGGCGCAGAAGCGGTGTCAAAAGCCGCTGCGGAACTTGAAGCGTCGGGAAAGGCCGGGAACCTGGCCCTTATCTCAGAGCGGCTTCCCGGTTTTTTTCGGGATCTCCAAAATCTGGCGGAACATATAGGAGCGACGCTGAATACCAACACCGCCGTTGAAACTGATTCAAACGAGACCTTTACCCAATACCTCCCCCTATTTACGGATCTAAGGACGGCGCTGGAACAGGAAAGTATCGGAACCATACGCCGCATCCTTGCGGAACTGGAGGCGGAGCCGTTTGACGGAAAAACACGGGAAGCGCTGACGGCGGTTTCTGACGCAGTATTAATGACTGAATTTGCAGAAGCAATAGACAAAATAGACATTTTATTGAACAAAATAGATCGGAGGCTGGGATGA
- a CDS encoding hybrid sensor histidine kinase/response regulator, whose protein sequence is MKRLTVFCNGTFFLALWAFAALVPGFPCFAAEETGGSDREARLFLSNRVQKVYRSTNGFPSDEANAVLQTSDGYMWFGSYQGLIRYDGSAFKTFNAMSQDNFPSSSVRSLLEGPDGTLWIGTNESGVVAYNGESFEVFDRSRGLPSGMIRSIAADQSGTVYFGSAGGIFSINKDREVRIIPLDLNQSAVVVALSLDKNGNIYSVLNSGKLVIYTTAQKTILFDPGIPIKAALALDSEHIILGTQGSSVLFASFDGESVSYTEKQISCSMANSIYKDQEDRIWITADTGLGFFDAALDFHPLEGLGAAGFFTGITEDYEKNYWLTSSNGGGVILLAESPFTREDLLLGLPDMTYNSVLRAENRWYLASDTGLIISDTEGVLIENELTRALQNIRVRSIYQDRRGDILISTYAKYGIIHYNPGTGVWSNYLAAERIRLVLELPGGIYAVGTANGLLFLKQGSLISPREIFGGQATFTMPDVMVLSLYYDEKGDTPVLYAGTDGNGIYAFSSRGVESINAENGLSGDVILRMAGDDEGGIWISTGNGLCYIKGKTVKVLDVFPAYSIFDILPYKGKLWLTTANTLYEADAALLRENSPLFLKRELGIQNGLSGSLNANTWNHIDDQGGYLYFCCINGFSALSLEQEIWQHLPKAAITSVEVDNRVYYDFSKTLVVPKTTSRITFNIALLSYGLHERTNLSYQLAGQDKQEYTADSAASKVSYTNLAGGSYTFTVRSSGSKNAGVSDNAVSLQIEKKLAYIEYWPVRILLALIFSSVLAGIVLLIVRISHTAERIAMVKELEEAKENAERANKYKSEFLANMSHEIRTPMNAIVGISELVLREEITPRVTEYITDIKQAGHNLLLIINDILDFSKIESGKLDIIEVNYYLSSVINDVVSIIRTRLNEKPISFAVDIDPKLPDSLTGDETRVRQVLMNILSNAVKYTLEGSIVLAITGMPREDRLVLTIRVTDTGIGIKQEDMGKLFGQFQQLDTHRNRSIEGTGLGLAISRNLCRLMGGDITVSSIYGEGSVFTATLSQMVRDNEPMEMVKSAEPKTGRFTAPGARLLIVDDIVTNLNVAKGLLSLYQTDVTTAASGREAIELIKKNRYDIVFMDHMMPEMDGIETTEIIRSLDSPSGESYFQTLPIIALTANAVTGMKEMFLAKGFNDYLSKPIEISKLDRMMAEWISPEKKVKPDPETAAPGVIPVENMDIKITGVDTARGLAMTGGTEAGYRNVLNAFYQDILNRLPLFAAPPDAETLSLFTTNVHALKSAAATIGAESASKAAAELEAAGKAGDLALVTKKLPGFYRDLQNLADGIGRVLKDDTLQNRDDPVGTAAEYLPLFAKLREALKEEQPGLIRDILAELENKPIDSGTKEIINNISNSVLMTEFNDALSAIDELIKKHERRNQYGK, encoded by the coding sequence ATGAAACGACTAACTGTTTTTTGTAATGGAACTTTTTTCCTTGCCTTGTGGGCCTTTGCGGCGTTGGTTCCCGGGTTCCCCTGTTTCGCGGCAGAGGAAACAGGAGGAAGCGACCGGGAAGCCCGGCTTTTTCTGTCAAACCGGGTTCAGAAAGTTTACCGGAGTACCAACGGCTTCCCCTCGGACGAGGCAAATGCAGTTTTGCAGACCAGTGATGGCTATATGTGGTTTGGCAGTTACCAGGGCCTTATACGGTACGACGGCAGCGCTTTTAAAACCTTTAACGCCATGAGTCAGGATAACTTTCCCAGTTCCAGTGTCCGCTCGCTTTTGGAAGGCCCCGATGGGACCCTTTGGATTGGGACCAACGAAAGCGGCGTGGTAGCCTACAATGGGGAAAGCTTCGAGGTTTTTGACCGCAGCCGGGGGCTTCCTTCCGGCATGATCCGTTCCATCGCCGCAGATCAATCGGGAACCGTCTATTTCGGTTCCGCCGGGGGCATCTTCTCCATCAACAAAGACCGGGAAGTCAGGATTATCCCCCTGGACCTCAACCAGTCGGCCGTGGTTGTCGCCCTTTCCCTGGACAAAAACGGCAACATTTATAGCGTGCTGAATTCGGGCAAACTGGTTATATACACCACCGCGCAAAAAACGATCCTTTTTGATCCCGGCATACCCATCAAAGCGGCGCTTGCCCTTGACAGTGAACATATCATTTTGGGTACCCAGGGTTCATCGGTACTGTTTGCATCCTTTGACGGAGAATCTGTCTCCTATACCGAAAAGCAGATAAGCTGTTCCATGGCAAACAGCATATATAAAGACCAGGAGGACCGTATCTGGATTACTGCGGATACGGGTTTGGGTTTTTTTGATGCCGCCCTGGATTTTCATCCCCTTGAGGGCCTGGGGGCGGCCGGATTTTTTACCGGTATAACCGAGGATTATGAAAAAAATTATTGGCTTACTTCGTCTAACGGGGGAGGGGTTATACTTCTTGCGGAAAGCCCCTTTACCCGGGAGGACCTCCTCCTGGGGCTTCCGGATATGACCTACAATTCGGTTTTGCGTGCGGAAAACCGCTGGTATCTGGCCAGCGATACAGGCCTTATCATAAGCGACACTGAAGGTGTACTGATAGAAAATGAACTTACCCGGGCACTGCAGAATATCCGTGTCCGGTCAATTTATCAGGACCGCAGGGGCGATATCCTGATCAGCACCTATGCAAAATACGGGATTATTCACTATAACCCGGGAACCGGTGTGTGGAGTAATTACCTGGCAGCGGAACGGATCAGACTGGTCCTGGAACTACCCGGCGGAATTTATGCGGTGGGAACCGCCAACGGCCTTTTATTTTTGAAACAGGGTTCCCTTATAAGCCCCCGGGAAATTTTCGGCGGCCAGGCGACTTTCACCATGCCGGATGTAATGGTACTTTCCCTGTATTATGATGAAAAGGGAGATACGCCGGTCCTGTATGCCGGTACGGACGGTAACGGCATCTACGCCTTCAGCAGCAGGGGCGTTGAAAGCATCAATGCGGAAAACGGACTCTCGGGGGATGTAATACTGCGTATGGCGGGAGATGATGAAGGAGGTATCTGGATAAGTACCGGGAACGGCCTCTGTTATATCAAGGGTAAGACCGTGAAGGTACTTGATGTTTTCCCCGCTTATAGTATTTTTGATATCCTGCCGTATAAAGGGAAACTCTGGCTGACCACGGCCAATACCCTTTATGAAGCCGACGCCGCTTTGCTCCGGGAAAATTCCCCTTTGTTTTTGAAACGGGAATTGGGCATACAAAACGGCCTTTCCGGTTCTCTTAACGCGAATACATGGAACCATATTGATGATCAGGGGGGATACCTCTACTTTTGCTGTATCAACGGATTCAGCGCCCTCTCCCTGGAGCAGGAGATATGGCAGCATCTGCCCAAAGCGGCGATCACTTCCGTCGAAGTCGATAACCGCGTCTATTATGACTTTTCCAAAACTCTGGTTGTTCCCAAAACAACAAGCCGCATTACCTTTAACATCGCGCTCCTTTCCTACGGGCTTCATGAACGAACAAACCTTTCCTACCAGCTTGCAGGTCAGGATAAACAGGAATATACTGCCGATTCTGCGGCAAGCAAGGTTTCGTATACCAATCTTGCAGGGGGCAGCTATACCTTTACGGTTCGATCCTCCGGCTCAAAAAACGCCGGGGTTTCCGATAACGCCGTAAGTTTGCAGATAGAAAAAAAACTGGCATACATTGAATATTGGCCGGTGCGTATTTTACTGGCCCTTATTTTTTCTTCCGTCCTGGCCGGAATTGTCCTGCTCATTGTCAGAATCAGCCATACTGCGGAGCGGATCGCCATGGTAAAGGAGCTGGAAGAGGCCAAAGAAAATGCTGAACGGGCCAACAAATACAAAAGCGAATTTCTGGCAAATATGAGCCACGAGATACGAACCCCTATGAACGCCATTGTCGGCATCAGCGAGCTTGTCCTTAGGGAAGAAATAACGCCTCGGGTAACCGAGTATATCACCGATATAAAACAGGCGGGCCATAATCTTCTGCTTATTATCAACGACATACTGGACTTTTCAAAAATTGAATCGGGCAAACTGGATATTATAGAGGTCAATTATTATCTGAGTTCGGTGATAAACGATGTGGTCAGCATAATCCGCACCCGGCTGAATGAAAAACCCATAAGCTTCGCTGTGGATATTGACCCTAAACTCCCCGACAGCCTGACCGGTGACGAAACACGGGTCAGGCAGGTGCTGATGAACATCCTTTCCAATGCGGTCAAATACACCCTGGAGGGAAGTATCGTTCTTGCCATTACCGGCATGCCCCGGGAAGACCGGCTTGTCCTGACCATAAGGGTCACCGACACTGGTATCGGCATTAAACAGGAAGATATGGGTAAACTGTTCGGCCAATTCCAACAGCTTGACACCCACCGGAACCGGAGTATTGAAGGAACCGGCCTGGGGCTTGCCATAAGCCGCAATCTCTGCCGCCTCATGGGAGGAGATATCACGGTGAGCAGCATATACGGAGAGGGCAGTGTTTTTACCGCAACCTTATCCCAGATGGTGCGGGACAACGAACCTATGGAAATGGTAAAAAGTGCGGAACCGAAAACAGGGCGTTTTACTGCTCCCGGCGCCCGACTCCTCATCGTTGACGATATTGTTACTAACCTGAACGTAGCCAAGGGTCTCTTAAGTTTATATCAGACCGATGTCACCACGGCCGCAAGCGGCCGGGAAGCCATAGAACTAATAAAGAAAAACCGCTACGACATAGTATTTATGGACCATATGATGCCCGAAATGGACGGCATTGAAACCACCGAGATCATCCGGTCCCTGGATTCCCCATCGGGGGAGTCCTATTTTCAGACCCTTCCCATCATAGCTCTGACCGCAAACGCAGTGACCGGGATGAAGGAAATGTTTTTGGCAAAGGGCTTTAACGATTACCTTTCCAAGCCCATAGAAATTTCTAAACTGGACCGAATGATGGCTGAATGGATTTCCCCTGAAAAGAAGGTAAAGCCGGACCCGGAAACTGCGGCGCCAGGCGTCATTCCGGTAGAAAACATGGATATAAAAATTACCGGAGTGGATACCGCCAGGGGCTTAGCCATGACCGGCGGAACCGAAGCCGGATACCGGAATGTGTTGAACGCTTTTTACCAGGATATTTTGAACAGGCTCCCTCTGTTTGCCGCCCCCCCTGATGCGGAAACCCTTTCCCTGTTTACCACCAACGTACACGCCCTCAAGAGCGCCGCCGCCACCATCGGGGCCGAATCGGCATCAAAGGCTGCGGCGGAACTGGAGGCGGCGGGGAAGGCGGGAGATCTGGCGCTTGTCACGAAAAAGCTTCCTGGTTTTTATCGGGACCTCCAAAATCTGGCGGATGGTATAGGCCGGGTCCTGAAGGACGATACCCTACAGAATCGGGACGACCCCGTGGGAACGGCTGCCGAATACCTTCCTCTGTTTGCGAAGCTAAGGGAAGCGCTAAAAGAGGAGCAACCGGGACTTATCCGCGATATTCTTGCGGAACTTGAAAATAAACCTATTGACAGCGGAACGAAGGAAATAATTAACAACATTTCAAATTCAGTATTGATGACTGAATTTAATGATGCGTTGTCAGCAATAGATGAACTGATAAAAAAACATGAAAGGAGAAATCAATATGGAAAGTGA
- a CDS encoding hybrid sensor histidine kinase/response regulator: MIKGIVNIIWNILTSGKAPKGDKKELSDYIISYILMNFIAIFGFIFLTYYIIINTNKGSYTDAALCLGMSMIAIVSFIAARTRVVPIVPAMIILNAYCLFCVLLIWNGDAEGMNFLFVYLVPPLTLMMERLKQGIIYSTIVLVVICIEVFVPGISKYYYSADIASRIIVTYLLIFGTTIAVEATRAAKDRANSELTAKLREESQRAEAATTAKSNFLANTSHEIRTPMNAIIGISELVLREEISPRVTEYITDIKQAGHNLLVIINDILDFSKIESGRLDIVKVDYLLGSVINDVISIIRTRLSEKPIIFTVDIDSKLPNHLIGDEVRLRQILMNLLSNAVKYTRDGHMVLSISGTLREDRVVLTMSVSDTGIGIKQEDMGKLFGQFQQLDTHKNQGIEGTGLGLAISRNLCRLMGGDITVSSVYGEGSIFTATILQHVQDSEALAVIENPETKAVLLYESRKEYTYSIIRSMENLGVPVMAAGDKEAFSRELWACSRPGEKSYAFVFVNAGMVEEAQALIRDLSLPTKVVLLVNQEEIASFRSIPTITMPAYTLSIANVISDKIELNYQKKTDVRFTAPGARLLIVDDIVTNLNVAKGLLSLYQTDITTVTSGKEAIELIKKNRYDIVFMDHMMPEMDGIETTAAIRAWEDKQQMLVEFEPKDQTPREQAKHIPIIALTANAVTGMKEMFLAKGFNDYLSKPIEISKLDGMMAEWIPAEKKVLSGPGTPKRPTETTNIKINGVDTAKGIAMTGGTEGAYRKVLASFHKDALERLPLFERVPNEQELSLFTTSVHALKSASATIGALGVSQEAAKLEAAGKAGDLTYIGEGLSSFYWDLKDLSEQIGQVLNKKEAAMADSVGLGSEESKRYLPLFEKLSEALKQEEIGTIHRLLAELEEKPFDPGTIEIIGRISNAVLMTEFEDAIKAVKGMLP; encoded by the coding sequence ATGATAAAAGGAATAGTAAATATCATTTGGAACATACTGACTTCCGGAAAGGCGCCTAAGGGTGATAAGAAAGAGCTGTCCGATTATATCATCAGCTATATTCTTATGAATTTTATTGCTATTTTTGGCTTCATTTTTCTCACATATTATATAATTATTAATACTAACAAGGGTTCCTATACGGACGCCGCTCTTTGCCTGGGTATGTCGATGATAGCCATCGTATCGTTTATTGCCGCCCGCACCAGGGTTGTTCCTATTGTTCCCGCCATGATTATCCTAAATGCCTATTGTTTATTCTGTGTTCTCCTCATTTGGAACGGCGATGCAGAGGGGATGAATTTTTTATTCGTCTATCTGGTTCCTCCCCTTACCTTAATGATGGAACGCCTGAAGCAGGGTATTATCTATTCCACAATAGTACTTGTTGTTATATGTATCGAAGTCTTTGTACCGGGCATATCCAAGTATTATTATTCCGCCGATATAGCATCCCGGATAATCGTTACTTATTTGCTGATTTTCGGGACCACCATTGCGGTGGAAGCCACCAGGGCTGCCAAGGACAGGGCAAATTCCGAATTGACCGCAAAACTCCGGGAAGAAAGCCAACGGGCAGAAGCCGCTACCACGGCAAAGTCGAATTTCCTTGCCAATACCAGTCATGAGATACGGACCCCCATGAACGCTATTATCGGTATCAGCGAACTTGTCCTCAGGGAAGAAATCTCTCCCCGGGTGACCGAATACATCACTGATATAAAGCAGGCGGGTCACAATCTTCTGGTCATTATTAATGACATACTGGACTTTTCAAAAATTGAATCCGGTAGGCTGGACATTGTGAAAGTTGATTATCTGCTGGGCTCGGTGATAAACGATGTGATCAGCATTATCCGCACCCGGCTGAGCGAAAAACCTATTATCTTTACCGTTGATATTGACAGTAAACTCCCCAACCACCTAATCGGTGATGAAGTCCGCCTTCGCCAGATACTGATGAACCTCCTCTCTAATGCGGTCAAATATACCCGGGATGGGCACATGGTTCTTTCCATCTCAGGCACGCTCCGGGAAGACCGGGTTGTCTTGACCATGTCGGTCTCCGATACCGGTATAGGTATTAAACAGGAAGATATGGGCAAACTATTCGGCCAATTCCAGCAGCTTGATACCCATAAAAACCAGGGCATTGAAGGAACCGGCCTGGGGCTTGCCATAAGCCGCAACCTCTGCCGCCTCATGGGCGGAGATATCACGGTGAGCAGCGTATACGGAGAGGGCAGCATCTTTACTGCAACTATACTCCAGCATGTACAGGACAGCGAAGCTCTGGCGGTGATTGAAAATCCGGAAACAAAAGCGGTGCTGCTCTACGAGTCCCGGAAGGAGTACACCTATTCGATTATCCGTTCGATGGAAAATCTTGGTGTGCCGGTAATGGCGGCTGGGGATAAAGAAGCGTTTTCACGGGAACTTTGGGCTTGTTCACGCCCCGGAGAGAAAAGCTATGCATTTGTGTTTGTAAACGCCGGCATGGTGGAAGAGGCCCAAGCCCTGATACGGGACTTATCACTGCCCACAAAAGTGGTTCTCCTGGTGAACCAGGAGGAAATCGCTTCCTTTAGGAGCATTCCTACCATCACCATGCCTGCTTATACCCTGTCTATTGCAAATGTGATTAGCGATAAGATAGAACTCAACTACCAGAAGAAAACCGATGTACGGTTTACCGCTCCCGGCGCCCGTCTCCTCATCGTCGACGATATTGTTACCAACCTGAATGTAGCCAAGGGTCTCCTAAGTTTATATCAGACCGATATCACCACCGTGACAAGCGGCAAAGAAGCAATAGAGCTGATAAAGAAAAACCGTTATGATATAGTATTTATGGATCACATGATGCCCGAAATGGACGGCATAGAAACGACCGCCGCCATACGTGCCTGGGAAGACAAACAACAAATGTTGGTGGAGTTTGAGCCGAAGGATCAAACTCCCAGGGAACAGGCGAAGCATATTCCAATTATTGCCCTGACTGCAAATGCAGTAACGGGGATGAAGGAAATGTTCCTGGCAAAAGGTTTTAATGACTACCTTTCCAAGCCCATAGAAATTTCAAAACTTGACGGGATGATGGCTGAATGGATTCCTGCTGAAAAAAAGGTACTTTCCGGGCCAGGAACCCCGAAAAGGCCTACAGAAACCACGAATATAAAAATTAACGGGGTGGATACTGCCAAGGGCATCGCCATGACCGGCGGTACCGAAGGGGCCTACCGAAAAGTGCTCGCTTCCTTCCATAAAGATGCGCTGGAACGGCTGCCCTTATTCGAACGTGTTCCCAATGAACAGGAACTTTCCCTTTTTACCACCAGCGTACACGCCCTCAAAAGCGCCTCCGCCACCATCGGTGCCCTTGGGGTATCACAGGAAGCGGCGAAACTGGAGGCGGCGGGGAAGGCGGGGGATCTGACCTATATCGGAGAAGGGCTTTCCTCTTTCTACTGGGATCTGAAAGACCTGTCGGAACAGATAGGGCAGGTTCTGAACAAGAAAGAGGCCGCCATGGCTGATTCTGTGGGACTTGGATCTGAAGAAAGCAAGCGCTATCTGCCCCTGTTTGAAAAACTCTCCGAAGCCCTGAAACAGGAAGAGATTGGAACCATCCATCGCCTCCTTGCGGAACTGGAAGAAAAACCCTTTGACCCTGGGACAATAGAAATCATAGGCCGGATTTCTAATGCGGTATTGATGACCGAATTTGAAGATGCGATCAAGGCTGTTAAAGGGATGCTGCCGTAA